In a single window of the Panthera leo isolate Ple1 chromosome A1, P.leo_Ple1_pat1.1, whole genome shotgun sequence genome:
- the EBPL gene encoding emopamil-binding protein-like, with protein MGAGWELGAAAGRSLLLCAALLVGGCALGLRLGRGRAAADRGVLAWLCYDALVHFALEGPFVYLSFVGNIADSEGLIASLWKEYGKADARWLYFDPTIVSLEILTVVLDGSLALVLIYAIVKEKYYRHFLQITLCVCELYGGWMTFFPDWLMGSPNLNTDSWLYFGVYLVFFNSVWVLIPGLLLCQSWVELKKMYYKGTSSGKKFQ; from the exons ATGGGCgcgggctgggagctgggggctgCGGCGGGGCGCTCGCTGCTGCTGTGCGCCGCGCTGCTGGTCGGGGGCTGCGCGCTGGGCCTGCGCCTGGgccgcgggcgggcggcggcggacCGCGGCGTGCTCGCCTGGCTGTGCTATGACGCCCTGGTGCACTTCGCCCTG gaaggcCCTTTTGTCTACTTGTCTTTCGTAGGAAACATCGCAGATTCCGAAGGCTTGATTGCTTCATTGT GGAAAGAATATGGCAAAGCTGATGCAAGATGGCTTTATTTTGACCCAACCATTGTGTCTTTGGAAATTCTGACTGTTGTCTTGGATGGGTCTCTGGCATTGGTCCTCATTTATGCCATAGTCAAAGAGAAATATTATCG GCATTTCCTACAGATTACCCTGTGCGTGTGTGAATTATATGGCGGGTGGATGACCTTCTTCCCGGACTGGCTTATGGGAAGCCCCAACCTCAACACCGACAGTTGGCTCTACTTTGGGGTCTATCTGGTATTTTTCAATAGTGTGTGGGTTCTGATCCCAGGACTGTTACTGTGTCAGTCATGGGTAGAACTCAAGAAAATGTATTACAAAGGAACCAGTTCAGGGAAAAAGTTTCAGTGA